From one Peptoniphilaceae bacterium AMB_02 genomic stretch:
- a CDS encoding HAMP domain-containing sensor histidine kinase — protein sequence MDKKLSRSVYILIIFALFLSTSITAFITKSAYDMNIDELTKHIATMDIKDEDLSISGFRIEKIEKDGYLSKIKDINGRSFFVYRDNAKLIRLTIYGLIPILLISIMLLFLMRYYNEKRLLRALKPVERMAGVITDILSGKSSEGDPEAVFNEIRPLLKVEGVNKNELERSIENLIEAEQRRREFTANVTHELKTPLTSINGYAEMISSGIANDEDIVKFSNIILEEGNRLLRLIDEILTLSKYDNDSRDKLNYEQFDLFGLASDIVGDMSAYALSEEINLNIKGEKLVVSADVNMMEEMISNLISNSIKYNYPGGNVYIEVEDAEDEAKIIVRDDGIGISPEDQERIFERFYMVNKSGSRKLGTGLGLSLVKHIVKKHNGSIDLKSQIGKGSTFTIMLPKHPDVI from the coding sequence GAAGTGTTTATATTCTCATCATCTTTGCACTGTTTTTGAGTACGTCGATTACTGCATTTATCACGAAAAGTGCTTATGATATGAATATCGATGAGTTGACCAAACACATAGCAACCATGGATATAAAAGATGAAGATTTATCCATATCGGGATTTAGAATTGAAAAAATTGAAAAAGACGGCTATCTATCTAAAATAAAGGATATAAATGGCCGTAGTTTTTTTGTGTACAGAGATAATGCCAAGCTGATAAGACTGACGATTTATGGATTGATACCTATTTTGTTAATCTCTATAATGTTGCTTTTCTTGATGAGATATTATAACGAGAAGAGACTATTAAGAGCCCTTAAACCTGTAGAGAGGATGGCAGGAGTCATCACCGATATACTGTCAGGTAAAAGCAGTGAGGGTGACCCTGAAGCTGTTTTTAACGAGATTAGACCTCTTTTAAAAGTTGAGGGAGTCAATAAAAACGAACTGGAAAGATCCATAGAGAATCTAATCGAAGCAGAACAAAGGCGCAGGGAGTTTACTGCAAATGTCACGCATGAATTAAAAACTCCACTTACAAGCATAAACGGATATGCTGAAATGATTTCCAGTGGTATCGCAAATGATGAGGATATAGTAAAGTTTTCCAATATTATTTTAGAGGAAGGGAACAGGCTTTTAAGATTGATAGATGAGATATTGACCTTGTCAAAATACGACAATGACAGCAGGGATAAACTGAACTATGAACAGTTTGACTTATTTGGACTGGCTAGCGATATAGTCGGAGATATGAGTGCTTATGCACTCAGCGAAGAAATAAACCTAAATATCAAAGGTGAAAAGCTCGTAGTAAGTGCTGATGTCAATATGATGGAAGAGATGATATCAAATCTTATAAGTAATTCCATAAAATATAATTATCCCGGGGGTAATGTCTATATAGAAGTTGAAGACGCCGAAGATGAGGCTAAGATTATTGTTAGGGACGACGGTATAGGGATTTCTCCTGAAGATCAAGAGAGGATTTTTGAAAGGTTCTACATGGTTAATAAATCCGGAAGTAGAAAACTGGGTACAGGATTAGGACTGTCATTAGTTAAACATATAGTAAAAAAACATAATGGAAGTATAGATTTAAAAAGCCAGATAGGAAAAGGCTCAACATTTACAATAATGCTACCAAAGCACCCTGATGTCATTTGA
- a CDS encoding linear amide C-N hydrolase, protein MCTSIIYRYEEGMILGRNMDYEHPVDFNVLYLPAGYHYADDLYGNPLKSKYKMMGICFHNHNPLKDGVNEHGLVGCTNAFAIFNPYHNEVAPDKLNVSALDYMNYALGNFKTVKEVVDDLENIHISTKNSCGENVICPAFHYMFVDKSGDSILIEPADKELVAIKNPYDVMTNSPHFHRHEKRLKALLDPNNPEDFNAAKNLPGGYDPTSRFIKAFYLNATHLEANNSREALENTYSILETLKMPRGFVKLKGAKDHTYTRYVCAYDVVNKLLTARNHTNTAVFSLSFEDIKTPDERVSIEFDKRLSTFKFTDIC, encoded by the coding sequence ATGTGTACTTCAATTATTTATAGATACGAAGAGGGTATGATACTGGGAAGAAATATGGATTATGAACATCCTGTAGATTTTAATGTGCTCTACCTGCCTGCGGGATATCACTACGCAGATGACCTATATGGAAATCCGCTAAAAAGCAAGTATAAGATGATGGGGATTTGTTTCCATAATCATAATCCGCTTAAAGACGGAGTAAATGAACATGGACTAGTAGGATGCACAAATGCTTTTGCAATTTTCAACCCCTATCACAATGAAGTTGCCCCTGATAAATTAAATGTTTCAGCTCTGGATTATATGAATTATGCTTTGGGTAATTTTAAAACGGTGAAAGAAGTAGTGGATGATTTGGAGAATATTCACATTAGCACCAAAAATTCATGTGGTGAAAATGTAATCTGTCCGGCTTTCCATTATATGTTCGTAGACAAATCGGGAGACTCAATACTCATAGAACCGGCGGATAAAGAACTGGTAGCTATTAAAAACCCGTATGATGTTATGACGAACTCACCTCATTTTCATAGACATGAAAAGAGGTTAAAAGCTCTATTAGATCCAAACAATCCTGAGGATTTCAATGCTGCAAAGAATCTACCCGGCGGATACGACCCGACGAGCAGATTTATAAAAGCTTTTTACTTGAATGCAACCCATCTTGAAGCCAATAATAGCAGAGAAGCCCTAGAAAACACTTACTCAATTCTTGAGACACTCAAGATGCCAAGGGGATTCGTAAAACTAAAAGGAGCAAAGGACCATACATACACCAGATATGTATGTGCATATGATGTCGTCAACAAATTATTAACAGCACGAAATCATACTAATACAGCTGTCTTTTCACTATCTTTTGAAGATATAAAAACTCCTGATGAAAGAGTAAGCATTGAGTTTGATAAAAGACTGAGTACCTTTAAGTTTACAGATATTTGTTAG
- a CDS encoding response regulator transcription factor, which yields MYRILIVEDDQLISREIEKQLMTWDFEARRVEDFDFVFREFEDFEPHLVLMDIKLPVLNGYLWCEKIRKVSNVPIIFISSAGDNMNLIMAINSGGDDFINKPFEMEVLISKIKALLRRSYDYVTEKSYEFGPLVHYPEKMIIRVGENEEELSKNENNILQLLLEKRGKVVTREELMIKLWDTESFIDDNTLTVNVNRLRNKLKENGMEDIIKTKKGVGYYI from the coding sequence ATGTATAGGATTTTAATAGTTGAAGACGATCAATTGATCAGTAGAGAAATTGAAAAACAATTAATGACATGGGACTTCGAAGCTCGAAGAGTGGAAGACTTTGATTTTGTTTTTCGTGAATTTGAAGATTTTGAACCACATCTTGTGTTAATGGATATAAAGCTACCAGTATTAAATGGTTACTTGTGGTGTGAAAAAATTAGAAAGGTATCCAATGTACCGATTATCTTTATATCCAGTGCGGGCGATAATATGAACCTTATAATGGCAATAAATTCCGGCGGCGATGATTTTATTAATAAACCTTTTGAAATGGAAGTACTTATTTCTAAGATTAAAGCACTCTTAAGAAGAAGCTATGATTATGTGACTGAGAAATCCTATGAATTCGGACCGCTCGTACATTATCCTGAAAAGATGATTATAAGGGTAGGGGAAAATGAAGAAGAACTCAGTAAAAATGAAAATAATATACTACAGCTACTATTGGAAAAAAGAGGTAAGGTAGTAACTAGAGAAGAATTAATGATAAAGCTTTGGGATACTGAAAGTTTTATTGACGATAATACGCTTACTGTTAATGTAAATAGATTAAGAAATAAACTAAAAGAGAATGGTATGGAGGATATTATCAAGACTAAAAAAGGAGTGGGGTATTATATTTGA
- a CDS encoding sensor histidine kinase, with protein sequence MKEFILSQRHLLLFSIFNTTLFGVISYLYNIDVKGPLVYSAFLYYTALMLFLIYRYIVYDAKKKLLMIHLSNGTGVDENEFSYRKDGIERLQSSLYKAEVKRNTEILAESLEKKTERDYYLNLWTHQVKTPLTAMNLIVHGNLKNSEKDLKRELKKTENYIDNIINYMKIEEDSVDFVFREHSLKEIVNGAIVNNSILFIYKNLSAQVDIKDIEVLTDKKWLVFALEQILTNSVKYTETGGVRIYNESNNPYILHVIDTGRGIPAEELPKITDMGYTGTIGRNDPNATGIGLYITDRILGKLGYAYKIKSEVGVGTEFIINLKREKLVTDH encoded by the coding sequence TTGAAAGAATTTATACTAAGTCAAAGACACCTGCTTTTATTCAGCATATTTAATACTACTTTGTTTGGGGTTATATCCTATCTATACAATATAGACGTTAAGGGACCATTAGTTTATAGTGCCTTTTTGTACTATACTGCATTAATGTTGTTTTTAATCTATAGATATATAGTGTACGATGCAAAAAAGAAATTACTTATGATTCATTTAAGTAATGGAACCGGTGTAGATGAAAATGAATTCAGCTATCGCAAAGATGGTATAGAAAGACTTCAAAGCAGTTTATATAAAGCTGAGGTAAAGAGAAATACAGAAATATTAGCTGAAAGTTTGGAGAAAAAAACCGAGAGGGACTATTATCTCAACCTTTGGACCCATCAAGTTAAAACTCCGCTTACAGCAATGAATCTAATTGTCCATGGAAATTTAAAGAATAGTGAGAAGGATTTAAAAAGAGAACTTAAAAAGACTGAAAACTATATAGATAATATAATCAACTACATGAAAATAGAGGAGGACTCCGTTGACTTTGTATTTAGAGAGCACTCTTTAAAGGAGATTGTAAATGGGGCAATTGTAAATAACTCTATACTATTTATTTATAAAAATTTGTCAGCTCAAGTAGATATTAAAGATATAGAAGTCTTGACTGATAAAAAGTGGTTGGTGTTCGCGCTGGAACAGATTCTAACCAATTCAGTCAAGTATACTGAAACCGGAGGTGTTAGGATTTATAATGAAAGCAATAATCCATACATCCTTCATGTAATAGATACAGGCAGAGGTATACCTGCTGAAGAACTACCTAAAATCACCGATATGGGTTATACCGGCACGATTGGAAGAAATGATCCTAATGCAACGGGAATCGGGCTTTATATAACAGACAGGATTCTAGGAAAACTAGGGTATGCATACAAGATAAAGTCCGAGGTAGGAGTCGGTACTGAGTTTATTATAAATCTTAAAAGGGAAAAACTGGTCACTGATCATTAG
- a CDS encoding ABC transporter ATP-binding protein has protein sequence MLEVKNLRKVYKSRFGLNVVEAIKNVSFKVDKGEYVVIMGESGSGKTTLLNILATIDTPTSGSVVLDGIDMNKGSEAERALFRRTNLGFVFQDFNLLESMNNMDNIFLPLVLSEYKVSEMRKRLGELTQKLGISEIITKYPYEVSGGQKQRVAVARAVITNPKILLADEPTGALDSRSSQQLLELFENLNEEGQTIIMVTHSAHAASRAKRILFIKDGIISHELYKGNLSSEEFYKQIINTQGMLLSGGERIA, from the coding sequence ATGTTAGAAGTTAAAAACTTAAGAAAAGTATATAAATCAAGATTTGGTTTAAATGTAGTTGAAGCAATAAAGAATGTAAGTTTCAAAGTAGATAAGGGAGAATATGTTGTTATTATGGGGGAGTCAGGATCCGGAAAGACCACTCTTTTAAACATACTGGCGACTATTGATACTCCCACATCCGGATCTGTCGTATTAGATGGAATTGACATGAATAAAGGAAGTGAAGCTGAAAGGGCACTTTTTAGAAGGACAAATTTAGGTTTTGTTTTCCAAGATTTCAACCTACTGGAATCCATGAATAATATGGACAATATATTTTTACCTCTCGTACTTTCAGAGTACAAAGTAAGTGAAATGAGAAAAAGACTTGGAGAGTTAACTCAAAAACTAGGAATTTCAGAAATAATAACCAAGTATCCGTACGAGGTATCCGGAGGTCAAAAACAGAGGGTAGCTGTTGCAAGAGCGGTTATTACAAATCCCAAAATATTACTTGCCGATGAACCCACAGGAGCTCTGGATTCAAGGTCTTCACAGCAACTGCTCGAACTGTTTGAAAATTTAAATGAAGAAGGTCAGACAATTATTATGGTAACCCACTCAGCTCATGCTGCCAGTAGAGCAAAGAGAATTCTCTTTATAAAAGACGGGATAATTTCCCATGAGCTTTACAAGGGAAATTTAAGCTCAGAAGAGTTTTATAAACAGATTATAAATACCCAGGGTATGCTCTTATCGGGAGGCGAGAGAATTGCTTAA
- a CDS encoding ABC transporter permease, whose translation MLKKLHFKLAIDGITKNKRLYIPYIGASSLMVFVFFTMALLMTNETIAAFPGGTMIPIILAFGMIVIGVFSLIFLSYTNKFIIKNRMQEYGLLSILGLSKSDLNKINIISTFLLYIINTIIGLISGLALGKLMVLIIGKVIGAEGVLPFMINKYAFVFTVLAFAAIYTFILIGSILNMRNLNPINYMSESSGGEKEPKSKIILAIFGTLTLIAGYIIAGSVSSPQRAVVMFFIAVILVILGTFSLFTFLSVVVLKSLQKNSSFYYTKKKFIYISSMIYRIKQNALSLASICIICTMVLVTLSYTVTLFVGKNEFRDFTSPSDVNISIYAGVNADKENMFGKVHDVIPEAEKRGIKLNKLGSEVVIDENTVNNAGEDVKPNSRIYYSTPAYNRIFKIDEVLKDDEVLIKSNTFTGSTIEIDGRDYSVKTVEKLESDFLYNDSSKDLMVIVLNSLEHIDFKNYGNDSIYQRVFFDYLEKPADETEFINALERDILTDANVISREQAIESTDGIFNGIFVLGFLLGTVFIVSATMIIYYKQVSEGMEDAKRYNILRNVGMSKAEIKSTINEQTNTVFFLPLVVSIIHLVFATKMIKLLLRVFAFSNNVMFIKTVVSVVLAVVFLYTVIYKLTAMSYYRIVSN comes from the coding sequence TTGCTTAAAAAACTTCATTTTAAACTGGCAATCGATGGGATTACAAAAAACAAAAGGCTCTATATACCTTATATCGGCGCTTCTTCACTAATGGTTTTTGTATTTTTTACAATGGCATTACTGATGACAAATGAAACAATAGCAGCTTTTCCGGGTGGAACCATGATACCAATTATCCTTGCTTTCGGCATGATAGTTATAGGGGTCTTTTCTTTAATATTTCTAAGTTACACGAATAAGTTCATAATTAAAAACAGAATGCAGGAATATGGACTGCTTAGTATACTTGGACTGTCTAAAAGCGATTTAAACAAGATTAATATAATCTCTACATTCCTGCTTTATATAATTAATACGATTATCGGGTTGATATCAGGACTTGCACTTGGGAAACTAATGGTGCTCATAATCGGCAAGGTAATCGGAGCAGAAGGCGTACTTCCGTTTATGATAAATAAATACGCTTTTGTATTTACAGTCTTGGCTTTTGCAGCAATTTACACCTTTATTTTAATAGGGTCGATACTAAATATGCGAAATCTAAATCCTATAAACTACATGAGTGAATCTAGTGGAGGGGAAAAAGAGCCCAAGTCAAAAATAATTCTCGCAATTTTCGGCACACTTACGTTAATTGCAGGGTATATAATTGCAGGAAGTGTAAGCTCACCGCAGCGGGCGGTTGTAATGTTCTTTATAGCTGTAATTCTCGTGATTTTAGGAACATTTAGCTTGTTTACATTCTTATCTGTAGTCGTGTTAAAATCGCTGCAAAAAAACAGTAGTTTTTATTATACTAAGAAAAAATTTATTTATATATCTTCGATGATTTATAGGATTAAACAAAATGCTCTAAGTCTTGCAAGCATCTGCATAATATGCACCATGGTATTGGTTACATTATCTTATACTGTTACTCTTTTTGTAGGGAAAAACGAATTTAGAGATTTCACTAGTCCATCAGATGTAAACATAAGTATCTATGCTGGAGTAAATGCAGATAAAGAAAACATGTTTGGAAAAGTTCACGACGTAATACCTGAGGCTGAAAAACGCGGAATTAAATTAAATAAATTAGGATCTGAAGTTGTAATAGATGAAAACACAGTGAACAATGCAGGGGAGGATGTAAAACCTAATTCGAGAATTTATTACTCAACTCCAGCTTATAATCGGATTTTCAAAATCGATGAAGTATTAAAAGATGATGAAGTGTTAATAAAGTCAAATACATTCACCGGTAGTACTATTGAAATTGATGGAAGAGATTATTCTGTTAAAACTGTTGAAAAACTCGAGAGTGATTTTCTTTATAACGATAGTAGTAAGGATTTAATGGTAATTGTACTCAACAGTCTGGAGCATATAGACTTTAAAAACTACGGTAATGATAGTATTTACCAAAGAGTTTTTTTCGATTATCTAGAAAAACCGGCAGATGAAACTGAGTTTATTAATGCGCTAGAAAGAGATATACTAACTGATGCAAATGTTATAAGCAGAGAACAAGCCATAGAATCTACAGATGGCATCTTTAACGGTATCTTCGTACTGGGATTTCTACTTGGAACAGTATTTATAGTTTCTGCAACAATGATAATCTACTACAAACAGGTTTCAGAGGGAATGGAAGATGCCAAGAGGTATAATATTCTCAGAAATGTCGGAATGTCTAAAGCTGAAATAAAATCCACGATAAATGAGCAGACCAACACTGTATTTTTCTTGCCCTTGGTCGTTTCAATCATCCATCTTGTGTTCGCTACCAAGATGATTAAACTCTTATTAAGAGTATTCGCATTTTCAAACAATGTAATGTTTATAAAAACAGTGGTGTCTGTAGTGTTGGCAGTGGTATTTTTATACACGGTCATCTACAAATTGACTGCTATGAGTTATTATAGGATAGTTAGTAACTAA
- a CDS encoding histidine phosphatase family protein gives MRLIFLRHGKAIESGEMPDSERYLTDKGIELLEENLPYMGEYLGDEKVFIWSSPLKRAQETAEILKKFISDYEYSEHDFIATGKIDFLIEELKKLESNSVVVVVGHEPSLSVWTFKLTGENLDMKKGSVVELEFNKNNPNNGKFLHYKKIKDLKELIEP, from the coding sequence ATGAGGTTAATTTTTCTTAGACATGGGAAGGCTATCGAAAGTGGTGAGATGCCGGATTCTGAAAGGTATCTTACGGATAAGGGGATTGAGTTATTAGAAGAAAATCTTCCCTATATGGGTGAATATTTAGGGGATGAGAAGGTCTTTATTTGGTCATCTCCACTGAAAAGGGCTCAGGAAACTGCGGAGATCCTTAAAAAGTTTATAAGTGATTATGAATATAGTGAACACGATTTTATTGCGACAGGTAAGATCGATTTCTTAATAGAAGAGTTGAAAAAGCTTGAGAGTAATAGTGTGGTTGTCGTTGTCGGTCATGAACCGAGTCTGTCAGTGTGGACTTTTAAGCTTACCGGGGAAAACCTCGATATGAAGAAGGGGTCGGTAGTAGAACTTGAATTTAATAAGAATAATCCGAATAATGGGAAGTTTTTACATTACAAAAAAATTAAGGATTTGAAAGAATTGATAGAGCCATAA
- a CDS encoding AzlD domain-containing protein encodes MTNAYSYLLILVVALVTAFTRAVPFILFSGNKKMPSIVKYLSSVLPQAIMIILVVYSLRNMKLFTPPHGVPETAAVAITVLSFIKKKNTILSMSLGTLLYMVLIRIL; translated from the coding sequence ATGACAAATGCATATTCATATCTGCTAATACTGGTAGTCGCACTCGTAACAGCCTTTACAAGGGCAGTTCCATTTATTTTGTTTTCAGGAAACAAAAAAATGCCAAGTATCGTAAAATACTTAAGCTCCGTCCTTCCTCAGGCAATAATGATAATACTTGTAGTGTATAGTTTGAGAAACATGAAACTTTTCACCCCTCCACATGGAGTCCCGGAAACCGCAGCTGTTGCAATTACTGTACTTAGCTTTATAAAAAAGAAAAATACCATACTCAGCATGTCACTAGGCACCTTGCTTTATATGGTACTGATAAGAATTTTATAG
- a CDS encoding AzlC family ABC transporter permease, whose amino-acid sequence MKSLKFALKSVIPITFSYIFVGIAFGIMISEKNLSLAWLIAASTFIYAGSMQIVLLSLLMSNVSIYIIALMTFVINSRHMFYGIGFVEKFKKMGLKYPYMVLTLTDETYSVMCSLKYPDEVDEEKVDFYIEFIMHMLWIISSIMGYLFGSSIPYDLNGIEFSALTFFVCVVCSQWLSNKNHIPTITGLLSALLFLRFIGPDNFILPALSISLLILIAAKKYIYKGEV is encoded by the coding sequence TTGAAATCTTTAAAATTCGCATTAAAATCGGTCATACCGATTACATTTTCATATATTTTCGTAGGTATTGCTTTTGGGATTATGATTTCTGAAAAGAATCTCTCCTTGGCATGGCTTATTGCAGCCAGTACTTTTATCTATGCTGGATCAATGCAAATAGTTCTGCTATCTCTTTTAATGTCCAATGTTTCCATATATATTATTGCACTGATGACCTTCGTAATAAACTCAAGACATATGTTTTACGGTATCGGATTTGTCGAAAAATTCAAAAAGATGGGATTAAAATACCCTTATATGGTACTTACACTTACTGACGAGACTTATTCCGTCATGTGTAGTCTAAAATACCCTGATGAAGTAGATGAAGAAAAAGTCGATTTTTATATAGAATTTATTATGCATATGCTTTGGATAATCAGCTCTATTATGGGGTACCTCTTCGGTTCGAGTATCCCCTATGATTTAAACGGCATAGAATTCTCTGCATTGACCTTTTTTGTATGCGTCGTTTGCAGTCAGTGGCTTAGCAATAAAAATCATATTCCCACTATCACAGGATTATTGTCGGCTCTATTGTTTTTAAGATTTATCGGTCCTGACAACTTTATCCTCCCTGCCTTGAGTATCTCACTACTTATTCTAATTGCAGCGAAGAAATACATCTATAAAGGAGAGGTGTAG
- a CDS encoding sirohydrochlorin cobaltochelatase — protein MKKAIIVASFGTTHKDTRKKCIESVVNLIRRDFPDFEVVEAITSRIVKKRIEQREGISIFNEKEAKNYLIENDFNEIYIQPLHILPGLEYEKLRALNLPIGNPLLFDSASVKELAEVLKAEENFGNRVYIGHGTEHASDVLYSMLEDELGDGYIVGTIEGKKDLGDVLKELKSKGIRKTTLAPLMLVAGDHAVNDIAADEDSWKEAITKAGIEVEIDLTGLGEKPGVRELYLDRVRKLVSKKSNKLFVIGTGPGASDLLTIRAVEALKESDVVFVPVNKGKTMAYDTVSDFIRDKEIVEIEIPMKYVTHEDYINAAALIEKHMTGKVASYITIGDAMTYSTAIYILQELARDIPVEVIPGIPSYIYAFDETIVPMTTKGENFLLMDKIDDSNKKILSFVNSVAILKAGMNPKNTIEALEEYGFKYKMVRRGSFEAQEITDDRERIISNTDYMSLIIARKEED, from the coding sequence GTGAAAAAAGCGATAATTGTTGCAAGTTTTGGGACAACTCATAAGGATACGAGGAAAAAATGTATCGAATCGGTAGTCAATCTGATTAGAAGGGATTTTCCGGACTTTGAAGTAGTTGAAGCCATAACTTCGAGAATAGTTAAAAAGCGTATTGAGCAAAGGGAAGGTATCAGTATCTTTAATGAAAAGGAAGCTAAAAACTATCTAATAGAAAATGACTTCAATGAAATCTATATTCAGCCTCTTCATATACTGCCCGGACTTGAATATGAAAAATTAAGAGCTTTAAATCTACCTATAGGAAATCCATTATTATTTGACAGCGCCAGTGTAAAGGAGTTGGCAGAGGTTCTTAAAGCGGAAGAAAACTTTGGGAACAGAGTCTATATCGGTCATGGAACAGAGCATGCTTCAGATGTGCTTTATTCAATGCTTGAAGATGAGCTTGGAGACGGTTATATTGTCGGTACCATAGAGGGTAAAAAGGACCTTGGAGATGTTTTAAAGGAGTTAAAGTCCAAGGGTATAAGGAAAACTACACTTGCACCATTGATGCTTGTTGCTGGAGACCATGCTGTCAATGATATTGCAGCTGATGAAGATTCATGGAAAGAAGCTATCACAAAAGCAGGCATAGAGGTCGAGATAGATTTGACTGGCTTGGGAGAGAAACCGGGTGTTAGAGAACTTTACCTTGATAGGGTTAGAAAACTGGTCAGCAAAAAATCAAATAAATTATTTGTCATTGGAACCGGTCCAGGAGCATCCGACTTGTTGACAATCAGAGCTGTAGAGGCTCTTAAGGAATCGGATGTGGTTTTTGTTCCGGTAAATAAGGGCAAGACGATGGCTTATGATACTGTCTCCGATTTTATCAGAGATAAGGAAATCGTGGAGATAGAAATTCCTATGAAGTATGTAACGCATGAAGATTATATCAATGCTGCAGCACTTATAGAAAAACATATGACCGGGAAAGTAGCTTCTTATATAACAATTGGGGATGCGATGACTTATTCTACTGCCATTTATATTTTACAGGAGCTGGCAAGGGATATTCCGGTGGAAGTAATTCCGGGAATTCCTTCATATATTTACGCTTTTGACGAGACCATTGTCCCCATGACGACTAAGGGCGAGAATTTCCTTTTAATGGATAAAATAGACGATTCCAATAAAAAGATTCTTTCCTTTGTTAATTCAGTAGCCATACTAAAAGCCGGGATGAATCCAAAGAATACAATAGAAGCTTTAGAGGAATACGGATTTAAATATAAGATGGTGCGAAGGGGTTCTTTTGAAGCACAAGAGATTACCGATGACAGGGAAAGAATAATTTCGAATACTGATTATATGTCACTTATTATAGCAAGAAAAGAAGAGGATTAA
- a CDS encoding cobyrinate a,c-diamide synthase, whose protein sequence is MKGLMITGDSSGQGKTVFTMVLCRTLRNMGYEVSPFKTGPDYIDPKFHALAASHTAGNLDYHMQGDRGLRISLGLNQGEIAIIEGAMGYFDGIGNTFEGSSYDISKRIDTNAILVTTPGAQMFSMIPKLMGMTEFAEGRMVGIVLNKVTESYYNKIVPQIEKYTNLKCLGYLPEDERLSIKSRYMGLLKPEEVEGLDEYLDAAAELMKKHVNIELLMSFAKELNPEKVEIEKTDAKILIAKDDAFCFHYNENDKILSALGEVEYFSPMVDEKIGDADLVVFGGGYPELYLRELSQNTSMLKSILEYSKSGGKVLGMGAGLMYLSEGIDDNKMVGALPASAIMTDKTQRFGYNKITLLEDCLLGNASDEFNAKEFHKSKIETDLKPLFEVTKTEGKSWECGYQLNNTLGMYQHLNFAGYIDRIKQLIK, encoded by the coding sequence ATGAAAGGTTTAATGATAACGGGAGATTCATCAGGCCAAGGGAAAACCGTATTTACAATGGTACTTTGCAGAACGCTTCGAAATATGGGTTATGAGGTTTCTCCTTTCAAAACGGGTCCTGACTATATCGACCCCAAATTTCATGCTCTAGCTGCTTCGCATACGGCAGGAAACTTGGATTATCATATGCAAGGAGACAGAGGACTTAGGATTTCCCTTGGATTAAATCAAGGTGAAATTGCGATAATCGAAGGTGCAATGGGATATTTTGACGGAATAGGAAATACCTTTGAGGGTTCAAGTTACGACATATCAAAGAGAATTGACACAAATGCCATACTCGTGACTACGCCCGGAGCTCAGATGTTCAGTATGATTCCGAAGTTGATGGGGATGACTGAATTTGCAGAAGGCCGAATGGTGGGAATTGTATTAAACAAGGTGACGGAATCCTATTATAATAAAATAGTGCCTCAAATAGAAAAGTATACAAATCTAAAATGTTTAGGTTATCTACCTGAGGATGAAAGGCTTTCAATCAAGTCTCGTTATATGGGGCTTTTAAAACCTGAAGAAGTGGAAGGTCTCGACGAATACTTGGATGCAGCAGCAGAACTTATGAAAAAGCATGTAAATATTGAGCTTTTGATGAGTTTTGCGAAGGAATTAAATCCTGAGAAAGTGGAAATCGAAAAAACTGATGCCAAGATTCTGATTGCAAAGGACGATGCATTTTGTTTTCACTATAATGAAAATGACAAAATACTAAGTGCATTGGGGGAAGTAGAGTACTTTTCTCCGATGGTGGATGAGAAAATCGGAGATGCTGATCTGGTGGTATTTGGAGGAGGATATCCTGAGCTTTATTTAAGGGAACTTTCTCAAAATACATCTATGTTAAAGAGTATCTTAGAGTATTCAAAATCAGGTGGAAAGGTGCTTGGAATGGGTGCTGGACTGATGTATTTATCTGAAGGAATAGACGATAATAAAATGGTCGGTGCATTACCGGCATCTGCGATTATGACCGATAAAACTCAGAGATTCGGATATAATAAAATAACTCTTTTGGAGGATTGTCTGCTTGGTAATGCAAGTGATGAGTTTAATGCAAAGGAGTTTCATAAATCTAAAATAGAAACAGATTTAAAGCCTCTATTTGAGGTAACAAAGACAGAGGGTAAAAGCTGGGAATGTGGGTATCAATTAAATAATACATTGGGTATGTATCAGCATTTAAACTTTGCCGGTTATATAGACCGAATAAAACAACTAATAAAATAG